From the Deltaproteobacteria bacterium genome, the window CCCGAGATAGTACACGAGACGTGGAACATAGAAGCCATCAATTGCTGGGTGATTCTGCTCGAGGACAGCGAGGATTCCCTGGCGTAATTCTGGTGAGACTTCTTCATCTGCATCGACATTGAGGACCCACTCGTGTGTTGCTTGTGAGAGGGCGAAGCGTTTCTGTTCGACATATCCCGGCCATGCACGAGCAATGATCCGGTCCGTGTATTCATGGCAGATGTCAACTGTATGATCAGTAGAAAACGAATCGACAATAATGATCTCGTCGCACCATTTCACACTTTCAAGGCAACGGCGGATATTCGCTTCTTCGTTGAAACAGATAATGCAGCAAGAGATCGGAGGGCGAGGGAGAGGGGGTGGAAGTGTAGGTGTCACTGCAGGGGAAGCGATGAGGGGGGTCGTTGCAACGCCATCGCGACCATGCCGTACCCGCCGGCGAGCATACTCGCGATCTTTCTGCTCTCGTAGACGTAGGAGCTGAGTGACCAACTCGTGTCGTTGGGCACGTGGTGGCAACGGAGTGCCCAGGTAGTGATAGAAAAATGCCAGTCGCTCACTCATGCGGACACTACGCCCCAGCGTTCGTTCTAACTGAGTAATGTTCTTGAAGCGCCGCTGCTGATGTAACGGTTGATGTTTGGTGACACGATCCAAATCGACAATATAGAACTTCCAGTGAAGATCTCCTTGCTCTTCGACAAAGAGATTCTCATCTTTGAGGTCACCAACATACAGTCCGGCGTCATGGAGCGTGCGTAAAAAGTCAGCCAAGACCCGCAGGAACGCACGGCGGCGTTTCCACGACCATTGTGATTTTTGTTCTCGCCAGTAGGTGTTGAGCGGCATCTGGGTGAGGAGGGCTTCACTCACATAGAAGCTTTCGCGCACCATTCCGGCCACGCGCTTTTCTACCACGGCAAGCGGACGGGGAATGGGCACGCCTGCGGTTTGCAGAAGTTGCGCGCCTTGCCACGCGCGTTGCGCTGGAGAACCGAGGAGCATGTTATCGCCCCATCGGCGCCACGTGTGAGGGCGATGGTGCTTGACCACAAACGCACCATGCGCTGAGGGAAAAAGCGTGACTGTGATCCCACGCTCATTTTTGAGAACGCGATTGCCTTCTTGCACAAACGAAGGGCGGGACAGGAAATCGATGATATCTCGCCTTGCAGGATCGCAGTAAATGACAGAAAGTGAGGACATAAATAGGCTATAGGCTGTTCTTACATGTACCCTAACTCGACGAGCCGTTTCTCTAGTTGCGCTTGCTCCTCCGCACTCATCACTTGTCCGGGATTCGCAGCAATAGGTCCGTTCTGAATTGCTTCAATCCGTTGGCGAAGGAGCGCAGCAACTTCAGGTCGCTGAGTGGCCACATTGTTCCGTTCTCGCGGGTCAGAGGGAAGATGGTACAGCTCCTGCGGTAACCCTGGATTCTGCGGTGCGTAGATATACTTCCACTCTTCCGTCCGCCAACCGACACGGCGATTACGAGGATCCGAGCGAATACGGAGGAACGCTTCAAGATAGGCTTCGATTGCCAGAGGAGTGTGGTTCTGGAGCGCAGGCCGTAAACTTTGTCCGTGAATGTTGGGGGGGGCCGGTACGCCAACGAGATCAAGCACCGTCGGTAGCGCGTCGATCTGTCGCACGAGTTGGCCGACCTGGGTTCCAGGTTGCAGTCCTGAATGAACCGCTCCGTCCGGTGAAGTGAAGACTAACGGCACGCGGATCAGTTCTTCAGATACATCCATCTCGTGGCCTTCACGCTTCATGGTCTTGCGGCCAAGAAGATCGCGGGACAAGCGATAGAGGCGATATTGGAAATCTGTTTTGACGACACGTTCGCCATGATCACCATGAATCACAATGAGTGTGTTCTGCGGAAGAAGAGCGAGCAACGTTGCAAGTTCAGCATCGAGCGAAGACAACGCACGCTCA encodes:
- a CDS encoding glycosyltransferase, giving the protein MSSLSVIYCDPARRDIIDFLSRPSFVQEGNRVLKNERGITVTLFPSAHGAFVVKHHRPHTWRRWGDNMLLGSPAQRAWQGAQLLQTAGVPIPRPLAVVEKRVAGMVRESFYVSEALLTQMPLNTYWREQKSQWSWKRRRAFLRVLADFLRTLHDAGLYVGDLKDENLFVEEQGDLHWKFYIVDLDRVTKHQPLHQQRRFKNITQLERTLGRSVRMSERLAFFYHYLGTPLPPRAQRHELVTQLLRLREQKDREYARRRVRHGRDGVATTPLIASPAVTPTLPPPLPRPPISCCIICFNEEANIRRCLESVKWCDEIIIVDSFSTDHTVDICHEYTDRIIARAWPGYVEQKRFALSQATHEWVLNVDADEEVSPELRQGILAVLEQNHPAIDGFYVPRLVYYLGRWWWRGWFPGYRLRLFRKAKVRWGGVDPHEKVLLRGQAERLRGPLYHYTYDDISDHLRAINGLTEVSSRELALRGKRTRATDLLLRPLWRFLRFYVVSGGFRDGVPGLFVAVTSAFYVFLKYAKLWERTTRSHTDAEAQRSPHRSGEELGRGGSTGARTDHLPEPHRPSFSRRS